The window TCGGTGACGCCGCCCGGTACGCCGGCGAGCTGGCCTTCCCGCGGTTCAGCGCCGAGGGCTGAGCCCGCGATGGCGGACCGGGGGAGGACGACGCGCAACCGCCGCGGCGGCAGCGGGGCTTCGCGGGCGGCAGGTCCGGCACGGGCCCGCCGTCCCGAGGCCGCGCGCCGGCGCACCGGGGCCGCGGGCCCCGAGGCTGCGCGCCGTCGCACCGGCGACGTCGAGACGACCCGGGCCCGGCTGCGCCGGAGCCTGGCGGCGAAGCGCGCGTCCGGTGCGGCGAAGGTGCTCGGCATGTCCACCACCCGCCGCGCGGCGGTGGTGGCGATCGTGGTGTGCGCGCTGGCGTTCACCATCGCCGTGCCCCTGCGCACCTACCTCGCCCAGCGCACCGAGATCCGCCAGCAGCAGGCGCAGCAGGCACAGCTGCAGCAGACGGTCGCCCAGCTCCAGGGCCGCAAGGCCGAGCTGAGCGATCCGGCGCAGATCGAGGCCGAGGCCCGGCGCCGGCTGCGGTACGTCAAGCCCGGCGAGACGCCGTACATCGTCCAGCTGCCCGAGGACAAGGCCCCCGACGCGGCGCCCCAGCCCGGCCAGCCGCAGGTCCCGGACGGCTCCTGGTACGACAACCTCTGGAACCAGGTCTCCGGCGGCTGACCCCACGCTCACTGCGCCGATCGTCACCAATCCGGCCACAGTCACGGCCGATGGCTTTCGTGGCCACATGCACCTGCCGCTCGGCGGGGCGGCCTGCTTTGGCCGGATTGGTAACGTGGACCGCGTGAACAGCACGCAGCAGCACCGGTTCGAGCCCGTCACCGACGCCGACCGCGAGATCATCGCGGAGCAGCTCGGACGGCCGCCGCGGGCGCTGCGGGCGGTGGCCGCGCGGTGCCCGAGCGGGCACCCCTCGGTGGTGCAGACCAGCCCGCGGCTGGAGAACGGGACGCCGTTCCCGACCCTCTACTACCTCACCTGCCCCAAGCTGAACTCGATGATCGGCACGATCGAGGCGTCCGGGATCATGAAGGAGATGACCGAGCGGCTCAGCACCGATCCCGAGCTGGCCGCCCGCTACCAGCGCACCCACGAGACCTACCTCGCCGAGCGCGACGCGATCGAGCCGCTCGGCCACCAGGTCACCGCCGGGGGCATGCCCGGCCGCGTCAAGTGCCTGCACGTGCACGTCGCCCACGCGCTCGCGGTCGGTCCCGGCGTGAATCCGTTCGGTGACGAGACGCTGGACCTCCTTAAGGCGAACGGGTGGCCCACGGGAGACTGCGCCGAGTAACGCTCGCGCGTCGTCAACAGATAACTGGGCTGGGTGAGCGAAAACCCCGTCCGGCGAGATCCAGACTCCCGAAGGGGTGAAACCACGCCCCGGGTACGGCAGGCTGTCACCCGAGGGTGGGTGACCGATCCGGCCAGGAGGGCTTCGAGCTATGCGCGTGCGGCGACTGCCTGACGCAGTCGGGAGCCACACCCGAAGGTTCGGGATCCGCCACCGCACGGCGTACCCCCTGATCACCGGCATCTTCGCGGTCATCCCGGCGCTGCTCGCCGGCGGCGTCACCCTCGGCTGGCTCGGTGGGACCGGTGAGCACACCCGTGACGCCGCGCTCGGCCAGGGCTACGACCCCGGCCACGCCGCCATCCAGCAGATCGCCGTCGACGGCACCCTCCCCGGCGCGCCCACCCCGCTGCCGCTCCCGGCCTACGAGCTGCCCGACGGCCCCCTCGGCATCCCCGCGACCGCGCTCGCCGCGTACAAGAACGCCGCCGACATCCTCGGCCGCGAGCAGCCCGCGTGCCACATCGACTGGGCCCTGATCGCCAGCATCGGCCGGATCGAGTCCAACCACGCCCGCGGCGGCTACGTCGACGCGAACGGCACCACCCGCGAGCCGATCCTCGGGCCGGAGCTCAACGGCCAGGGCGGCTTCGCCGCGATCCCGGACACCGACCACGGCGAGCTCGACACGGACCCGGTGTGGGACCGCGCGGTCGGCCCGACGCAGTTCATCCCGGCGACCTGGCGCGGCTACGCCTCCGACGGCAACGGCGACGGCAAGTCCGACCCCAACAACATCTTCGACGCGGCACTGGCCACCGGCCGCTACCTCTGCTCCGGCGGCTTCGACCTGGCCAACCCGGACCAGCTGCGCGGCGCCATCTACCGCTACAACAACTCGGACACGTACGTGAACACCGTGATCCTGTGGGCCGAGGCGTACCGCAACGGGATCATGCAGGTGCCGGACAGCACGGTCCCGATCGGCGCGCCGAACGCCGCGCTGGCCCCGGCCCCGCCGGCCGTGCCGCCGCCCCCGGTCCCGACGACGACGCCTTCGGTGCCCACGACGACGCCGACCAGCCCGGGCACGACGACCAAGACCACCCCACCGGCCTCGTGCACGAAGCCGCCGACGACGACACCCACCACGACCACGGTGATCAGCACGACGACCACCCCGCCGCCGCCTCCGACGACGACCGGCACCGGTGAGACCACGCCGAACCCGACGACCACCCCGCCGCCGCCGACGTGCGGGCAGACGGTCACCTCGGTCACAACCACCACCACGACCACGACCGTCGGGACGACGACACCCGCCAGCTAGGGTGATCGGCATGCCTCGTGTTGCCGCGATCGACTGTGGGACCAACTCCATCCGCCTGCTCGTCGCCGAGCTGACGCCGCGCCACGACGGCACGGTCGACCTGCGCGACCTGCACCGCGAGATGCGGATCGTCCGGCTCGGCCAGGGTGTCGACGCCACCGGCGAGCTCGCGCCCGAGGCACTCGAACGCACCCGCGCCGCGCTCGCCGACTACACGGTCGCCGCGCGGCGCAAGGGCGTCGAGAAGGTGCGGATGGTCGCCACCTCCGCCACCCGCGACGCGAAGAACCGCGACGACTTCTTCCGCATGACGCGCGAAACCCTGGGCGTCGAAGCCGAGGTGATCAGCGGCGACGAAGAAGCGCGGCTGTCCTTCACAGGCGCGGTCGGGGAGCAGGACCCGGACGACGGCCCGTTCGTGGTGGCCGACGTCGGCGGCGGCTCGACCGAGCTGGTCCTCGGCACCTGGGACGGCCGCCGGGCCGACGTGCTCGCCGCGAAGTCCGTCGACATCGGCTGTGTCCGGATCACCGAGCGCGCGCTGAAGAGCGACCCGCCGACCGCCGACGAGATCGCCGCCGCCCGCGACCTGGCGGGCAAGGTCCTCACCGAGGCGTTCGACGTGGTCGACGTCGCCCGCGCGCGCACGTGGATGGGCGTCGCCGGCACGGTGACCACGCTCTCGGCGATCGCGCTCGGGCTGCCGGAGTACGACAGCGACCGCGTCCACCTGTCGAAGCTCGGCCCGGCCGACATCGATCGCCTCGCGGCGAAGCTGCTCGCCGAGGACCACGCCACCCGCGCGGCGAACCCGGTGATCCACCCGGGCCGCGTCGACGTGATCGCCGGCGGCGCGGTGATCGTCCAGACCCTCGCCGAGCAGCTCGCGGCCCGCGGCGGCCCGACCGAGCTGGTGGTCAGCGAGCACGACATCCTCGACGGCATCGCCCTGTCCCTCGCCTGATCCGCTCTTGACAACCGCCGCACCGGCCCTTTCGGACATCCGAAAGGGCTTGTGCCACAACGGGATTCGACTCGAACCCACGGTGAGCGCGCGATGACCAGGCGTCGGCGCTACGCCGTCCGGAGTACCCGGTTTCCTACCTTGGTCGTGCTCCAACCAGGTGGTCCCGACGGTCGTCACTGATTTGCAACACCGCAGTCCTGTGATCAGCTTCGCCGCCCCCGATAGCGTGCGTCTCACCTTTCGGACGTCACGGAGATGGAGGGGATCATGCGTCGTTCGCGCAGGCTCTGGGGACCCACGGTGGTGATGACCTCGCTGGCGCTCGCGCTCGCCGCGTGCGGCGGCGGTTCGGGCAGCTCCACGGGAGCCGGCGGGGCGGACCCGGACGGCACGGTCAGCGTCTACGGAACCGAGCCGCAGAACGCACTGGTCCCGACCAACATCAACGACCTCGGCGGCACCAAGGCGATCCAGCCGATGTTCGCCACGCTGATCGGGTTCAAGGGCGCGGACGCGAAGCCGTTCAACCTGATGGCCGACTCGATCACGACGACCGACTCCAAGGTCTACGACATCAAGATCAAGCAGGGCTGGAAGTTCCACGACGGCACCGAGGTGAAGGCGCACAACTTCATCGACGCCTGGAACTACGGCGCCTACGCGCCGAACGGCCAGCTCAACACGGACTTCTTCTCGAACATCCAGGGCTACACCGACGTCCACCCCGCCGACGAGAACGCCAAGCCGGCCACGAACAAGATGTCCGGCCTGGTGCAGAAGAGCGACTACGAGTTCCAGGTGACGCTCAACGCGCCGTTCTCGGTGTTCGACATCAAGGTCGGCTACCAGGCGTTCGCGCCGCTGCCCGACTCGTTCTTCAAGGACCCCAAGGGGTTCGAGCAGCACCCGATCGGCAACGGCCCGATGAAGTTCGTCTCGCGGACGCCGAACCAGGACATCAAGCTCACCCGCTTCGACGGCTACAAGGGTGACGACGCGGTCCACTTCAAGGACCTCGACATCAAGATCTACTCCAGCCAGGAGACCGCCTACCAGGACCTGCTGAGCGGGCGGCTCGACTTCATGGAGGCGCTGCCGCCGTCGGCGGTCGCGGGCGGCAAGTACAAGGCCGACCTCGGCGACCGGCTGGTCACCGGCGCCCTGCTCGGCGTCAGCACCATCGCCGTGCCGTACTACGTGCCCGGGTACAACAACCTCGAGCTGCGCAAGGCCATCTCGATGTCGATCGACCGCGCGCAGATCACCAAGACCGTCATGAACGACACCTACGTCCCGCTGGACGGGTACGTCGCCCAGGGCATCACCGGTGCCCGCTCCGGCGTCTGCCAGTTCTGCAAGTTCGACCCGGCGGCGGCCAAGGAAGCCTTCGCGAAGTCCGGCTTCAAGGGCAAGCTGACCATCGCGTCCAACGCGGACGGCGGCCGCAAGGAACCGCTGACCGCGGCGTGCAACAGCATCAAGAACACCCTCGGCGTCGAGTGCGACTTCGTGCCGGCCACCGACTTCGGCCAGTGGCGCAGCATCGTCACCGGCAAGAAGCTGACCGGCATGGGCCGCTCGGACTGGTCGGCGGACTACCCGTCCATCGAGGACTTCCTCAACCCGATCTACAAGACCGGCGGGTCCTCGAACGACTCCAGCTACTCGAACCCGCAGGTCGACGCGATCCTGGCGCAGGCGGACGCCACCGCCGACAAGGACGCCGCGGTCAAGCTGTACCAGCAGGCCGAGGACCTGATCGCGAAGGACCTGCCGTCGATCCCGGTGTGGGACGAGAAGGGCGTCGCGGCGAAGTCGAAGAACCTCAAGACCGCGGCCCTGGACTTCCGGCGCATGCCGGACTACCCGTCCATCGAGGTCCTGAAGAAGTGACGCGCTGACCTGCCGGTACCCACCACCACGCCGTCGTGAGTGAGAAACAGGGTTAGCACACTGTTTCTCACTCACGACGGCCGGCGCGCACTAGGAACGTCATGACCCGCTATGTCCTGCGACGGCTGCTCCAGCTGATCCCGGTGTTCTTCGGCACCACCTTCCTCATCTACGTCCTGGTCTGGGCCGTGCCCGGCGACCCGTTCTCCGGCAAGTGCGGCCAGGCCGCCTGCCCGCCGGCCTACATCGCCCAGATGACCGAGAAGTTCCACCTGAACGACAACATCTTCGTGCAGTACTTCAAGTACCTCGGGAGCCTGTTCACCGGCGACTGGGGCGAGACCTTCAACGGCACCTCCGTCGGCGACCTGATCGCCACGTCGTACCCGATCACGCTGCGCCTGGCCGTGATCGCCGTGGTCATCGAGGCCCTCATCGGGCTCAGCGCCGGCGTGCTGACCGGCCTGCGCGGCAAGGGTTTCCTCGACAACCTGGTGCTGGTCTCGACCACGTTCCTGATCTCGCTGCCGGTGTTCGTCACGGCGATCGTGCTGCAGCTCGCGCTGGGCAGCAACGGCCTCGGCCTGATCGAGGCCAGCGTGTCCGACAACCCCAGCGTCGGCGAGCTGATCGTGCCCGGCAT of the Amycolatopsis sp. NBC_01488 genome contains:
- a CDS encoding peptide ABC transporter substrate-binding protein; the protein is MRRSRRLWGPTVVMTSLALALAACGGGSGSSTGAGGADPDGTVSVYGTEPQNALVPTNINDLGGTKAIQPMFATLIGFKGADAKPFNLMADSITTTDSKVYDIKIKQGWKFHDGTEVKAHNFIDAWNYGAYAPNGQLNTDFFSNIQGYTDVHPADENAKPATNKMSGLVQKSDYEFQVTLNAPFSVFDIKVGYQAFAPLPDSFFKDPKGFEQHPIGNGPMKFVSRTPNQDIKLTRFDGYKGDDAVHFKDLDIKIYSSQETAYQDLLSGRLDFMEALPPSAVAGGKYKADLGDRLVTGALLGVSTIAVPYYVPGYNNLELRKAISMSIDRAQITKTVMNDTYVPLDGYVAQGITGARSGVCQFCKFDPAAAKEAFAKSGFKGKLTIASNADGGRKEPLTAACNSIKNTLGVECDFVPATDFGQWRSIVTGKKLTGMGRSDWSADYPSIEDFLNPIYKTGGSSNDSSYSNPQVDAILAQADATADKDAAVKLYQQAEDLIAKDLPSIPVWDEKGVAAKSKNLKTAALDFRRMPDYPSIEVLKK
- a CDS encoding DUF501 domain-containing protein; this translates as MNSTQQHRFEPVTDADREIIAEQLGRPPRALRAVAARCPSGHPSVVQTSPRLENGTPFPTLYYLTCPKLNSMIGTIEASGIMKEMTERLSTDPELAARYQRTHETYLAERDAIEPLGHQVTAGGMPGRVKCLHVHVAHALAVGPGVNPFGDETLDLLKANGWPTGDCAE
- a CDS encoding FtsB family cell division protein gives rise to the protein MSTTRRAAVVAIVVCALAFTIAVPLRTYLAQRTEIRQQQAQQAQLQQTVAQLQGRKAELSDPAQIEAEARRRLRYVKPGETPYIVQLPEDKAPDAAPQPGQPQVPDGSWYDNLWNQVSGG
- a CDS encoding Ppx/GppA phosphatase family protein yields the protein MPRVAAIDCGTNSIRLLVAELTPRHDGTVDLRDLHREMRIVRLGQGVDATGELAPEALERTRAALADYTVAARRKGVEKVRMVATSATRDAKNRDDFFRMTRETLGVEAEVISGDEEARLSFTGAVGEQDPDDGPFVVADVGGGSTELVLGTWDGRRADVLAAKSVDIGCVRITERALKSDPPTADEIAAARDLAGKVLTEAFDVVDVARARTWMGVAGTVTTLSAIALGLPEYDSDRVHLSKLGPADIDRLAAKLLAEDHATRAANPVIHPGRVDVIAGGAVIVQTLAEQLAARGGPTELVVSEHDILDGIALSLA
- a CDS encoding ABC transporter permease; its protein translation is MTRYVLRRLLQLIPVFFGTTFLIYVLVWAVPGDPFSGKCGQAACPPAYIAQMTEKFHLNDNIFVQYFKYLGSLFTGDWGETFNGTSVGDLIATSYPITLRLAVIAVVIEALIGLSAGVLTGLRGKGFLDNLVLVSTTFLISLPVFVTAIVLQLALGSNGLGLIEASVSDNPSVGELIVPGIALGSLSMAYVARLARTSIAENRRADYVRTAIAKGQPQSRVVLVHLLRNSVIPVLTFLGTDLGALMGGAIVTEGVFNINGLGGLIFRGIQNRESATVVGVVVLLVLVYLLMSLIVDLLYAVLDPRIRYD
- a CDS encoding lytic transglycosylase domain-containing protein → MRVRRLPDAVGSHTRRFGIRHRTAYPLITGIFAVIPALLAGGVTLGWLGGTGEHTRDAALGQGYDPGHAAIQQIAVDGTLPGAPTPLPLPAYELPDGPLGIPATALAAYKNAADILGREQPACHIDWALIASIGRIESNHARGGYVDANGTTREPILGPELNGQGGFAAIPDTDHGELDTDPVWDRAVGPTQFIPATWRGYASDGNGDGKSDPNNIFDAALATGRYLCSGGFDLANPDQLRGAIYRYNNSDTYVNTVILWAEAYRNGIMQVPDSTVPIGAPNAALAPAPPAVPPPPVPTTTPSVPTTTPTSPGTTTKTTPPASCTKPPTTTPTTTTVISTTTTPPPPPTTTGTGETTPNPTTTPPPPTCGQTVTSVTTTTTTTTVGTTTPAS